From a single Miscanthus floridulus cultivar M001 chromosome 8, ASM1932011v1, whole genome shotgun sequence genomic region:
- the LOC136476843 gene encoding uncharacterized protein isoform X2 yields MGCVSSKILAKSGSFQEKVSCSLGHSFQRSSAIEEIILSTSKSNGDQFLALLRSSTSSARKAKELAEVHSPATAPAPAEPPAKIETIDVSELLAGLEEEGCCTAEQARERRQSSRDGSPAPWPASVSDGGAAGRARSFRTVEEFDAMVLTQQEQTQSESGSSSGRATALATEHEEELATATAAAASTAEAELSGGSGSKAAAGAKRRARARQLGELSVPAAAFDFSISKSGSLRDWLRQGGQIFSPGSYVTPRFGTSPTPAERGGGAAGEQQQALFDPELVAQFERAMEQLSEDEGRVLDEILEALELEAVEKDGAAAAVG; encoded by the coding sequence ATGGGGTGTGTGTCGTCCAAGATCCTGGCGAAATCAGGGAGCTTTCAGGAGAAGGTGAGCTGCAGCCTGGGCCACAGCTTCCAGAGGAGCAGCGCGATCGAGGAGATCATCCTGTCCACCTCTAAGAGCAACGGCGACCAGTTCCTGGCCCTCCTCCGCAGCTCCACCTCGTCGGCCAGGAAAGCcaaggagctcgccgaggtgcATAGCCCCgcgacggcgccggcgccggccgagCCGCCGGCCAAGATAGAGACGATCGACGTGTCAGAGCTGCTCGCCGGCCTGGAGGAAGAGGGCTGCTGCACGGCGGAGCAAGCGCGGGAACGGCGGCAGAGCAGTCGCGACGGGTCACCGGCTCCGTGGCCCGCGTCGGTCTCGGACGGCGGCGCGGCCGGGAGGGCGAGGAGCTTCCGCACGGTGGAGGAGTTCGACGCGATGGTACTGACGCAGCAGGAGCAGACGCAGAGCGAGAGCGGCTCGTCGTCGGGACGAGCGACCGCGCTGGCAACCGAGCATGAGGAGGAGCTTGCtacagccacggcggcggcggcctcgacCGCGGAGGCAGAGCTATCAGGCGGGTCCGGGTCGAAGGCCGCCGCTGGAGCCAAGAGGCGGGCGAGGGCGCGGCAGCTGGGCGAGCTGAGTGTGCCGGCGGCGGCTTTCGACTTCTCCATCTCCAAGTCCGGGAGCCTGCGGGACTGGTTGCGCCAGGGCGGGCAGATCTTCTCGCCGGGCTCATACGTCACGCCCAGGTTCGGGACGTCGCCAACGCCGGCTGAGCGCGGAGGAGGAGCCGCCggcgagcagcagcaggcgcTGTTCGACCCGGAGCTGGTCGCGCAGTTCGAGCGCGCCATGGAGCAGCTATCGGAGGACGAGGGCCGCGTCCTCGACGAGATCCTCGAGGCGCTGGAGCTGGAGGCCGTGGAGAAggatggcgcggcggcggcggtcggctGA